The stretch of DNA TTGGCGGCTGATTTTACGTGTTCTGATTCCATTATCTTTTTCTCCTATGTTGTACTTAATCAACACATAAAGAGGGATAAGGTTCCGAAACCGCCTTAATTCATCCAGATAAGCGGGTGACGTAATGGAAAGTTTCGCCTGACTTCATAGACATCACTATCTGCAGCGAGGTCTTTTACCGTATCGTAATAAGAACAATCCCCTAGGGCATCACCAGCTAGTAAAAGCGACGGGTGGCGCACAGGCCAATCATCCCAATACATGACATCTTGGGCATAAGGCCATAATGATTTATCGGTGACATAGGGTTTTATAAAATCAAGGCCAAGGGACATGCTCTGCCCATTTGCTGCGCTATAGCGCCATAAATCATCTTCACGCGTCGAGGTAATCTGTGCAATGCCCGCCATAAGGTCGATCACAAACAGAGAATAGCCATAAGGTTTAGTCCGAGATAATTCTTTTGGAAATCCACCATTGGCATCCATCATATCAGCCAGATAGATATTTTTAAATTTATCTTTCACCAAAGCAGTGAGCGCCGCATCGCCCGTCAAATCAGCAAAAGCCGCAATTTGTAAAGACCATGCGATTGAATGATTGTTATGCCAATCACGTTCTTTGATGCCGTTAGGGTGGGTATTCATCCATTTTGCATAAATGTTGAACCAGGTCTTTATCGAGGCATAATCAGCAGGGTCTATCGCGCCTGCATCGCCCAACAATTTGGCCGCGCGCGCAACCTCGACTAAATGCAACGTATCAATAATGCCTATGGACCGCCCTGTATGACGGCCCTTAATCGCTTGTGCGTATAAAAGATTTGGGTTCATGCGCGTATCCGCATCAATAAACCAGGCCTTTAAATGTGTTGCGGCGGCGTCAGCATATTTTTGCTGGCCCGTGATAAGATAGGCTGATGCAAGGCTTCCTTGAATATCAGAGAACCTAATCATAGACAGGCGGTGTTTTGTGAAGTTATCAGGATTTGTTTGTCCATCGCGACGCTCATAAGGCGCATCAGGGTCACCGGGAACAGGCCACCAATAATCGCCTTCAGAATAAAAGTCATTGGGCCCGCCCGCGCTGCGGCTTGCGGTATTGGCAGTAACCGTTTCGACTTTAGCGGTCAGATAGTCATTGGCTTTGTTCAGGACGCGATCTGTGTCATCTGCGGTAATCGCACCAACATCACAGGGTGTATTTGATGCAGCCTGCCCTGTAGTTTGGGACGCATTATCTGAGCAGGCGGATATAATTAAAGCTGTACTCAGCCCTATAAACTTAATGCCCGCTTTCAGCTTCACAGAATTAATCTTGCTTGGGAATAAAACGAATAAGGCGACTGTTTTCGCCGTCGACGGCCAAAACAAGTAACGAGCCATCAAAGCCCATATCAACGTCGCGAACGCGGGCGTTAATGTCAGAGAACAATATTTCTTCACCCACAGCGATCCCATTTTCAAGGTCAACGCGCCGCACATCACGCGAGGCCAGACCACCGACAATTGCATCTCCGTTCCACTCTGGAAACATCCCGCCGCGGTAAATAATCAGGCCAGACGGGGCAATGGACGGTGTCCAAACATGCACAGGGTCAGACATGCCAGCCATTTCTGTTAATGGCGTAATTTTGGCCCCATTGTAATCAAGTCCTTGGGAGACAATCGGCCAGCCATAATTTTCACCAGGCTGTATCAAATTTAACTCATCACCCCCGCGCGGCCCGTGCTCATGCGCCCAGAGGCTATTGGTGAAAGGATCAAAAAATAGGCCCTGCACGTTACGGTGACCAATGGAAATATTTTGTGCCGGCGGGGGCGTGAGTTTTATAATTTTACCCAGATCAGATTTGCGGTCTTGCGCAGCCTCGCGAAACTCAAAGCCGTCACCCGTGGACAGTGCCACTGTCCCGCCCGGAAGAAAAGACAGGCTGCCCCCAAAATGCGCCGCGCCAGATTTCAAAGGGTTTGCTGTGAAAACCTCTGAGATATTGATAAGTTTATCCCCGTCCAGTTCGGCCACTATTACCGCCGTCCCGTTTTCAGCTTCCGTGCCGCGCGCATAGGATAAATATAGAAAATTATTTTCTACGAAATCTGCGCTCAACATAACATCAAAAAGACCGGCTTGGTTGCCGACAAATATATCGTCAGGCAGCCCTGTTATGATTGTGGTCTCACCATTTTGAACGCGCTTTAACGTTCCGCCGCGCTCTGTTATTAAAAAACCACCACCAGGTAAGCTCGCAAAAGCCCAAGGCGTATCCAAGCCTTCGGCCAATACTTCAGTGGTGTAATCCGCCATCATAGTTTTGGGTAGATCCGGTGCGACTTGTTTTTCCATACACGCGCTCAGGCCGACAGCACTCACTATGGCCAAAGTTGTAACAGATTTTAAAAGACCGCAGTAATATGAATGGAATTTAAAAAATGACACGACATTATCCTTCAAAGGCAGACTCGGGTGTTTATATTTAGCATTGCGCATAATTGCTATCAGGCGCTATCATAATACGAAATTACATATAATAGAGTTATAGACAGATGGCAGTTTTTATAAAGCGCGTTTTTGCCCTTCTCATCGCCAGTCTTGTGGCTGGTGTGACGGGATCTGTCATGTCGACCTATCGTACCATTATAGATTTGCGTGAAATCGGTGCGCCTATATCGGACGGTACCGCCTTTTCAACAGCTCTATATGACGTACAGCACTTCGCACCACTTTATACGCTATTTATCACCATCGCTTTTTTAATCGCATTCTTGGTTTCTGGCGGGCTTTACAAAACAATAAAATTTGGGCGCCCGATTATTTATATCGTCGCTGGCGCTACCGCAATTTTAGTAATGTTATATCTTATGAAACAGGTGTTTTTTGGCGTTCCGATTGTCGCGGGCGCAAGGGATAATACTGGACTGCTACTGCAAATACTCGCTGGTGGATTAGGCGGGCTGTGTTTTGCGCTCTTGTCTAAAACAAAAGCGCAAAGCAAAATTGCTTAGGTATTCATACTATCAAAGAAATCTGCATTGTTTTTAGTATCTTTTAATTTCGATATCAGAAATTCAATCGCGTCCATTGTGCCCATCGGGTTTAAGATACGGCGCAGGACATAGGTCTTTTGCAAATCAACAGGATTAATCAAAAGCTCTTCTTTTCGTGTCCCTGATTTGGTGACATCAATCGCGGGGAAAACGCGTTTATCGGCAACCTTACGGTCAAGTACAATCTCACTATTGCCCGTACCTTTGAACTCTTCGAAAATAACTTCGTCCATACGAGATCCCGTATCAATCAAGGCTGTCGCAATAATTGTAAGTGATCCACCTTCTTCGATATTCCGGGCGGCACCAAAGAAACGCTTTGGACGTTGCAGCGCATTCGCATCCACACCACCTGTTAAAACCTTACCAGAGCTTGGAACGACAGTGTTATAAGCTCGGCCAAGACGCGTGATACTATCGAGCAAAATGACAACATCTTTACCGTGTTCAGTCAGACGCTTTGCTTTTTGAATGACCATTTCCGCCACTTGTACGTGACGGGTCGCAGGTTCATCAAAAGTAGAACTGACGACCTCCCCTTTAACGCTGCGCTGCATGTCGGTCACCTCTTCGGGGCGTTCATCAATGAGCAAGACAATAACGTAACACTCAGGGTGATTGGCCTCGATAGAGTGCGCAATGTTTTGCAGCAAGACAGTTTTACCTGTACGCGGCGGCGCAACGATCAAAGCCCGCTGACCTTTACCGAGCGGGGAGACAATATCAATGATCCGGCCTGAACGGTCTTTGCGTGTTGGGTCATCAATTTCCATTTTCATCCGTTCATCAGGATAAAGTGGGGTTAAATTATCAAAATGCGCTTTATTACGGGCGCGCTCTGGCGTTTCAAAATTAAGGGAATCAACTGTAGTGAGCGCAAAATAACGCTCCGCGTCACGGGGGCTACGAATTTCACCCGACACAGTATCGCCTGTCCGCAGGCCGTATTTGCGAATTTGTTTTGGCGTAACATAGATATCATCAGGACCAGGTAGATAGTTCGCCTCTGGCGCGCGCAAGAACCCAAATCCGTCTTGTAAAACCTCTAGCACGCCAGATCCGTTAATTTGAATATCATCCTCAGCGAGGTCTTTTAGGACAGAGAAGAAAATCTCTTGCTTACGCATAGACCCTGCATTTTCAATCCCAACAGCTTCGGCAAAAGCAATCAATTCAGCGGGTTTTTTAACCTTTAAGTCTTCAAGGCTTATAGATTTAAGCGTTTCAAGGTCAGCAATGGTCACGTCTTGTGCGGGCATAATATGTCTTTAGGAAAGGGTCGTTGAGAGAAGTGATAGCGTTAGAGCAAAATTCAATAGGAATATATCACAAACAGCCGGACGGCGTATAACTGTCCCTAATCCTAAAGCATTTGGTCGTCAAGCCTGTTTAAAAAGGTTTCACAATAGCCATAACGACGATGATAATCGTTGCCACAGCGGGTATTTCGTTAATCATGCGAAAGAACTTTTCAGATTTTGGGCGCTGGCCCGCTTTGAACCGTTTTCGCATTTTGGATAAGAATCCATGATATCCCATCAAAAAGAATACCAAAACCAGCTTAATCCAGAGCCAAGCTGAATTTTTTAAGGTCTCTATATTATAACCGATTAAAACAAGACCCAGTAAAAACGCCACAATCATCGCAGGGTTCATGATAATGCGCATGAGTTTTTCTGCGGCCTCAATCATCTTGGCTTCTAATTCCCCACCGGGTTTAGACGCACTGTGATACACATATAGGCGCGGCAAATATAAGAGTCCTGCCATCCAAAAAATAACAGCACACAAATGAGCCGCTTTTACCCAAAGATAAAGATCAAACATAATCACCCTCGCCTGTTCGCAAATGATTTATAACGGCATGAACATTATCAATTTTAACATCTGGTGATACGCCGTGGCCAAGATTGAAAATATAGGGTCCGCCAGCCCGCTTTGCATCATTTAGAACTGCCTGAACGGCTCGCCGCAAAACGTCGCCGCCGATGCGTAAGGCGAGTGGGTCGAGATTGCCTTGTATGGCTCGGTCCTGGCCAACATATTTACGTAGTTCCGTGAGCGGCGTGTCAGTACCAGCAGCGACGCCTTGTGTTTTTATCGTGTCACAATAATGCGTAAGATTTAGGCCCGCCGCACGCGGAAACCCAATGATAGGAATATCAATCCCGGCATCACGCACACGGTTAATCATAATTTGTGTTGGCTTCACCACAAGCTTATCAAAAAGTGGTGCTGAAAGACCTTGCGCCCAGCTTTCAAATATTTTCAGCGCGTCAGCGCCTGCTTTTGCTTGACCAATGAGATAATCAGCAGAGCTGACCGCAATCGCATTTAATAAATCATCCATGGCTTGAGGGTGTTCATAAGCAAACCGTTTAGCGACTTCCTTATCGGGAGTCCCGCGACCCTCGAGCATATAGGTTGCTACTGTCCAAGCCCCACCACAAAAGCCGATAAGCGCTTTATCATCAGACAATTCACCACGTACGCGTGATACTGTTTCCCAAACGGAACTTATCCGTTCAGCAGCGCCGTCAATCGTTAAGCGCTTTACATCATCAACGCTCATAGGATCAAGGATAGGGCCAACGCCTTTTTCAAAGCGCACATCCCGTCCAAGACCAATCGGTATTAAAAGAATATCTGCAAAGAGTATCGCCGCATCCATATCATAGCGTTCAATGGGTTGGAGCGTTACACGTGCTGCTTTTTCAGGTGTAAAACAAAAATCAATAAACCCAGCAGTAGAGGCACGCACAGCTTTATATTCAGCAAGGTGTCGCCCTGCTTGACGCATCATCCATATAGGTGCGGGTGTTATGGTTTCACCGGATAGAACGCGAAGGATTTTAGGTGTTGCGTTTGTCATAAAACTCACAGGTCTAAGCCTCTTAAAACTCAAAAAATATTTTAAATAAAAGAGTGATAGTAATAGGGTGTGTGGCTATGTGAACAATCTTAAGACTTTGTAAAGACTGTTTAATAATATGTTAAAAAATGCGTTTATCCTTGTTTTTGGATAAGTGCAAATTGTTATCCTGACTATGGGGATAAATATGATTTTAATAGCTATCTATGAACTGCGGAGCTGTGGATAATATTGTGAGTATTATTGAACTTAATTTTATCCCCAATCTTACTCTTTTGCTCCTGTGTAAATTAACATCTGTGCTTAAACCTTCTGACGGTTGTATGTTTATGGGCATTGACCACAACAAGTTAAGGTGAGCGCCCTTATATGTGGACAAATCATGTGAAGCTGGCATAACTTTAACTATGCCGCGAAATCCAAATATATCGATTTATTTTCATGTCCATCTTGTCTCTGATTCAACAGGTGAAACGCTTGTTGGGACAATGAAAGCAACCACAGCGCAGTTTCGCAATGCCACAGCGCTAGAGCATTTACACTCGCTGGTGCGTTCAGAAGAACAAATGGAGCGCACACTAAACGATATTGAAAATCGCCCTGGTGTTGTCCTTTACACGCTTGTTAATCCTGATCGCCGGCGCATGCTCGAAGAACGTTGCGCTATGTTAAATATTCCTGCCGTGTCTATTTTAGATCCGTCTTTGGCTATGTTGGGACGCTACCTTGGTGCGCCTGTGCAACAGGCCGTCGCGGC from Fretibacter rubidus encodes:
- the rho gene encoding transcription termination factor Rho, with translation MPAQDVTIADLETLKSISLEDLKVKKPAELIAFAEAVGIENAGSMRKQEIFFSVLKDLAEDDIQINGSGVLEVLQDGFGFLRAPEANYLPGPDDIYVTPKQIRKYGLRTGDTVSGEIRSPRDAERYFALTTVDSLNFETPERARNKAHFDNLTPLYPDERMKMEIDDPTRKDRSGRIIDIVSPLGKGQRALIVAPPRTGKTVLLQNIAHSIEANHPECYVIVLLIDERPEEVTDMQRSVKGEVVSSTFDEPATRHVQVAEMVIQKAKRLTEHGKDVVILLDSITRLGRAYNTVVPSSGKVLTGGVDANALQRPKRFFGAARNIEEGGSLTIIATALIDTGSRMDEVIFEEFKGTGNSEIVLDRKVADKRVFPAIDVTKSGTRKEELLINPVDLQKTYVLRRILNPMGTMDAIEFLISKLKDTKNNADFFDSMNT
- a CDS encoding PQQ-dependent sugar dehydrogenase; the encoded protein is MSFFKFHSYYCGLLKSVTTLAIVSAVGLSACMEKQVAPDLPKTMMADYTTEVLAEGLDTPWAFASLPGGGFLITERGGTLKRVQNGETTIITGLPDDIFVGNQAGLFDVMLSADFVENNFLYLSYARGTEAENGTAVIVAELDGDKLINISEVFTANPLKSGAAHFGGSLSFLPGGTVALSTGDGFEFREAAQDRKSDLGKIIKLTPPPAQNISIGHRNVQGLFFDPFTNSLWAHEHGPRGGDELNLIQPGENYGWPIVSQGLDYNGAKITPLTEMAGMSDPVHVWTPSIAPSGLIIYRGGMFPEWNGDAIVGGLASRDVRRVDLENGIAVGEEILFSDINARVRDVDMGFDGSLLVLAVDGENSRLIRFIPKQD
- the hemE gene encoding uroporphyrinogen decarboxylase — translated: MTNATPKILRVLSGETITPAPIWMMRQAGRHLAEYKAVRASTAGFIDFCFTPEKAARVTLQPIERYDMDAAILFADILLIPIGLGRDVRFEKGVGPILDPMSVDDVKRLTIDGAAERISSVWETVSRVRGELSDDKALIGFCGGAWTVATYMLEGRGTPDKEVAKRFAYEHPQAMDDLLNAIAVSSADYLIGQAKAGADALKIFESWAQGLSAPLFDKLVVKPTQIMINRVRDAGIDIPIIGFPRAAGLNLTHYCDTIKTQGVAAGTDTPLTELRKYVGQDRAIQGNLDPLALRIGGDVLRRAVQAVLNDAKRAGGPYIFNLGHGVSPDVKIDNVHAVINHLRTGEGDYV
- the hemJ gene encoding protoporphyrinogen oxidase HemJ, whose protein sequence is MFDLYLWVKAAHLCAVIFWMAGLLYLPRLYVYHSASKPGGELEAKMIEAAEKLMRIIMNPAMIVAFLLGLVLIGYNIETLKNSAWLWIKLVLVFFLMGYHGFLSKMRKRFKAGQRPKSEKFFRMINEIPAVATIIIVVMAIVKPF
- a CDS encoding alginate lyase family protein, which translates into the protein MARYLFWPSTAKTVALFVLFPSKINSVKLKAGIKFIGLSTALIISACSDNASQTTGQAASNTPCDVGAITADDTDRVLNKANDYLTAKVETVTANTASRSAGGPNDFYSEGDYWWPVPGDPDAPYERRDGQTNPDNFTKHRLSMIRFSDIQGSLASAYLITGQQKYADAAATHLKAWFIDADTRMNPNLLYAQAIKGRHTGRSIGIIDTLHLVEVARAAKLLGDAGAIDPADYASIKTWFNIYAKWMNTHPNGIKERDWHNNHSIAWSLQIAAFADLTGDAALTALVKDKFKNIYLADMMDANGGFPKELSRTKPYGYSLFVIDLMAGIAQITSTREDDLWRYSAANGQSMSLGLDFIKPYVTDKSLWPYAQDVMYWDDWPVRHPSLLLAGDALGDCSYYDTVKDLAADSDVYEVRRNFPLRHPLIWMN